In Mycobacterium stomatepiae, the following are encoded in one genomic region:
- a CDS encoding tyrosine recombinase XerC produces MQAILEEFDEYLELQCLRSAHTRRAYLGDVRSLFAFLDERGAALKDLSLPLLRTWLSSGAVAGAARTTLARRTSAVKTFTAWALRRGLLTVDPGARLQVPKAHRTLPAVLRQDQARDAMAAAKSGAEQGDPLALRDRLIVEMLYATGIRVSELCGLDIDDVDTRYRTVRVLGKGNKQRTAPFGVPAADALQAWLADGRPTLATADSGPALLLGARGRRLDVRQARTVVHQTIAAVDGAPDMGPHGLRHSAATHLLEGGADLRVVQELLGHSSLATTQLYTHVAVSRLRAVHDQAHPRA; encoded by the coding sequence GTGCAGGCGATTCTCGAGGAGTTCGACGAGTATCTGGAACTGCAATGCCTGCGTTCCGCGCATACTCGTCGCGCGTATCTGGGCGACGTGCGCTCGTTGTTCGCCTTCCTCGACGAGCGCGGAGCCGCGCTGAAGGATCTGAGCCTGCCGCTGCTGCGGACCTGGCTGTCCAGCGGGGCGGTGGCCGGGGCCGCGCGCACGACGCTGGCGCGGCGCACCTCGGCGGTCAAGACATTCACCGCGTGGGCGCTCCGACGCGGTCTGCTGACCGTCGACCCCGGTGCGCGGCTGCAGGTGCCCAAGGCGCACCGCACGCTGCCGGCGGTGCTGCGTCAGGATCAGGCGCGCGACGCCATGGCCGCCGCAAAATCCGGTGCCGAGCAAGGAGACCCGCTTGCCCTGCGCGACCGGCTGATCGTCGAGATGTTGTACGCCACCGGGATTCGGGTGAGCGAGCTGTGCGGGCTGGACATAGATGACGTCGACACCCGCTATCGGACGGTGCGGGTGCTCGGTAAGGGCAACAAGCAACGCACCGCGCCGTTCGGGGTGCCGGCCGCCGACGCGCTGCAAGCCTGGCTGGCCGACGGGCGTCCGACGCTGGCCACCGCGGATTCCGGGCCGGCGCTGCTGCTGGGCGCGCGGGGCCGTCGGCTCGATGTCCGCCAGGCCCGCACCGTCGTGCACCAGACGATCGCCGCGGTGGACGGCGCGCCTGATATGGGGCCGCATGGGCTGCGGCACAGCGCCGCCACGCATCTGCTCGAAGGCGGGGCCGACCTGCGGGTCGTCCAGGAGCTGCTGGGCCATTCCAGCCTGGCGACCACCCAGCTGTACACCCATGTCGCGGTATCGCGACTGCGGGCCGTGCACGATCAGGCCCATCCGCGCGCCTAG
- a CDS encoding IclR family transcriptional regulator, with product MSEAEGLDIPPLAPSRTLSGGVKPLLVLAKIRGIMDAFTLSEPELTLGEIRARTGYPTSTVQRLVANLVAEEFLDRVGDRFRIGARIAYWAAPVTSSMGLLDAVSPALESLRDASGETACFFRREGHFRVCVAIAESRHGIRREMHVGKIIPLYVGSAGRVLMAWDDKALEEVLASELVRFTDATVVDPELLRTKVEQTRRMGFAITSGERDEGATGVAAPVFDSHARVLGALMISGPSFRFSAELAELWADNVVGAADQVTRTLGGRLPY from the coding sequence ATGAGCGAGGCCGAGGGTCTGGACATTCCGCCGTTGGCGCCGTCGCGGACGCTGTCCGGCGGCGTGAAGCCGTTGCTGGTGCTGGCGAAGATTCGCGGCATCATGGATGCCTTCACATTGTCCGAGCCCGAGCTGACGCTCGGCGAGATTCGGGCTCGAACGGGTTATCCGACGTCGACGGTGCAGCGGCTGGTGGCCAATCTGGTGGCCGAGGAATTTCTCGACCGGGTGGGCGATCGCTTCCGGATCGGGGCTCGCATCGCGTACTGGGCGGCGCCGGTCACAAGCAGCATGGGCTTGCTGGACGCGGTGTCACCGGCACTGGAATCGTTGCGCGACGCCAGCGGTGAGACGGCGTGCTTCTTCCGGCGCGAGGGACATTTCCGGGTGTGCGTCGCCATCGCCGAGAGCCGCCACGGAATCCGCCGCGAGATGCACGTCGGCAAGATCATTCCGCTCTACGTCGGCTCGGCGGGCCGGGTCCTGATGGCCTGGGACGACAAGGCATTGGAAGAGGTGCTGGCGTCCGAGTTGGTCCGGTTCACCGATGCGACGGTCGTCGATCCAGAGTTGTTGCGCACCAAGGTCGAGCAGACGCGGCGGATGGGCTTCGCGATCACCAGCGGTGAACGCGACGAGGGTGCCACCGGCGTGGCGGCCCCGGTGTTCGATTCGCATGCTCGGGTATTGGGTGCGCTGATGATCAGCGGGCCCAGCTTCCGGTTCTCCGCCGAGCTCGCGGAACTGTGGGCCGACAACGTTGTTGGTGCCGCCGACCAGGTGACGCGCACGCTCGGTGGTCGACTGCCGTATTGA
- a CDS encoding PPE family protein, whose product MFDYCALPPEINSARMYAGAGSGPMMAAAAAWDYLAAELASSASGYSSMTTELTSSSWFGPAARSMLAAATRYISWLSAAAGLAEQTSAQARAVASAFEAAFAMTVPPPVIAENRARLMLLVATNFFGKNSAAIVATEASYAEMWAQDAVAMNGYAGLAESASQLIPFTEPTQTTDQAGLAQQQAAVGEAAAVAAGTDAPPATQTSINDIVNTLSSQIKGLLFGPLDVIYWPMIYVGSLIFSQIGALWPEHLAGATAAGLAATPALAAPVNLGGGLISANLASSIKVGSLSVPASWSATAPKAAEEESIAAAIRLEGVSGPSNGPEALLRQMASARGRRDRGGLPPREYGFLPRFTTRPPSAG is encoded by the coding sequence GTGTTCGACTACTGCGCGTTGCCGCCGGAAATCAACTCGGCCCGAATGTATGCCGGAGCGGGATCCGGACCCATGATGGCCGCGGCCGCGGCCTGGGACTACCTGGCGGCCGAACTGGCTTCGAGCGCTTCCGGCTACTCATCGATGACGACCGAGTTGACCTCTTCGTCGTGGTTCGGCCCGGCAGCGAGATCCATGCTGGCCGCGGCTACTCGTTATATCTCGTGGCTGAGCGCTGCGGCCGGGCTGGCGGAACAGACGAGCGCCCAGGCACGGGCCGTCGCGTCGGCGTTCGAGGCGGCCTTTGCGATGACGGTCCCTCCGCCGGTGATCGCCGAAAACCGCGCGCGATTGATGCTGCTTGTCGCGACAAACTTTTTCGGTAAGAACAGCGCGGCGATCGTGGCGACCGAGGCGAGCTATGCCGAGATGTGGGCGCAGGACGCCGTCGCCATGAACGGCTATGCCGGCTTGGCGGAGAGTGCTTCGCAGCTCATCCCCTTCACCGAGCCGACCCAGACCACCGACCAAGCCGGGCTGGCCCAACAGCAAGCCGCGGTCGGTGAGGCCGCGGCCGTAGCGGCGGGGACTGACGCACCGCCGGCGACGCAGACGTCGATCAACGACATCGTCAATACCTTGTCCAGCCAGATAAAAGGACTGCTGTTCGGTCCTCTGGACGTCATCTACTGGCCGATGATCTATGTGGGTTCCCTGATCTTCTCGCAGATAGGCGCGCTGTGGCCCGAGCATCTCGCCGGCGCGACCGCAGCCGGCTTGGCCGCTACGCCCGCCCTCGCGGCACCGGTCAACCTCGGGGGTGGGCTGATCTCGGCGAACCTGGCTTCGTCAATCAAGGTCGGCTCGTTATCGGTTCCAGCGAGCTGGTCCGCGACAGCGCCCAAGGCGGCAGAAGAAGAGTCCATCGCCGCGGCGATCCGCCTCGAGGGTGTCAGCGGGCCGTCGAACGGACCAGAGGCACTACTTCGCCAAATGGCGTCGGCTCGCGGCAGACGTGACCGCGGCGGCTTGCCGCCCCGCGAATACGGATTTCTCCCCCGCTTTACCACCCGCCCACCATCGGCCGGATAA
- a CDS encoding PPE family protein: MLDFGALPPEINSELMYAGAGSASMTGAASEWNTLAAELNSAAVAYDRVVNTLSSEEWLGQASASMAEAVTPYVEWMRTTAAAAEHAASQAMSAASAFETAHATIVPPPVIAANRVHLAQQMATNVLGQNTAQIAALEAQYEVMWSIDSATMYNYAGRSANTSAVKPFTSAPQMTNPAGTGNQESAVTKATGTSAGTAQNALHSRMSKITSALEKLSTGMQAAAPADDPVKDALTSGPLGWLGDLFTFYAPFSTTFYNTEGLPFFSAGIANTFMTIAKSSGALGGAAAAAVPAAIPASTPALIGGGSVVSAGLGTAGTVGRLSVPPLWSNGSVVGAEHAAAPLAAISNIREAPDAGFGGGNVIGGLPPAGGGDGGGLRTPRYGLKPTVMARPPFAG; encoded by the coding sequence ATGCTTGACTTTGGGGCGTTACCACCGGAGATCAATTCGGAGCTGATGTACGCGGGTGCGGGCTCGGCGTCGATGACGGGGGCGGCTTCTGAGTGGAATACTCTTGCCGCTGAGCTGAATTCGGCTGCCGTAGCCTACGACAGGGTGGTGAACACGTTGTCGAGCGAGGAGTGGTTGGGGCAGGCTTCGGCATCGATGGCCGAGGCCGTCACCCCTTACGTGGAATGGATGAGAACCACTGCCGCTGCGGCTGAGCATGCGGCCAGTCAAGCCATGTCCGCCGCGTCGGCCTTCGAAACGGCGCATGCCACGATCGTGCCGCCGCCGGTGATCGCCGCCAATCGTGTCCACCTGGCGCAGCAGATGGCCACCAACGTACTGGGCCAAAACACCGCGCAGATAGCGGCTTTGGAAGCCCAGTACGAGGTCATGTGGTCCATCGACTCCGCGACCATGTACAACTATGCGGGCCGATCCGCGAACACCTCGGCGGTCAAACCGTTTACCTCGGCACCCCAGATGACCAACCCGGCCGGTACCGGAAACCAGGAGTCCGCGGTCACCAAGGCCACGGGCACGTCGGCGGGGACCGCGCAAAACGCGTTGCACAGCAGGATGAGCAAGATCACGTCGGCGTTGGAAAAGCTGTCCACCGGTATGCAGGCTGCCGCACCGGCTGATGATCCGGTGAAGGACGCGCTGACCTCGGGCCCGCTGGGATGGCTGGGTGATCTCTTCACCTTCTACGCGCCGTTTTCCACCACGTTCTACAACACGGAGGGCCTGCCCTTCTTCTCCGCCGGCATCGCCAACACCTTTATGACGATCGCAAAGTCCTCTGGCGCGCTTGGGGGAGCGGCTGCGGCTGCCGTGCCCGCCGCCATACCCGCTTCGACCCCAGCGTTAATCGGTGGTGGCAGTGTGGTTTCCGCGGGGCTTGGCACCGCGGGCACGGTCGGGCGCTTGTCGGTTCCGCCGCTCTGGTCGAACGGCAGCGTGGTGGGAGCGGAGCACGCCGCGGCGCCGCTTGCTGCGATCAGCAATATCCGGGAGGCGCCGGATGCGGGCTTCGGAGGAGGAAACGTGATCGGTGGCCTGCCACCCGCCGGTGGGGGAGACGGCGGAGGACTCCGGACCCCCAGATACGGTCTGAAGCCCACCGTGATGGCACGCCCGCCGTTCGCGGGCTAG
- the tsf gene encoding translation elongation factor Ts yields MANFTAADVKRLRELTGAGMLDCKNALAESDGDFDKAVEALRIKGAKDVGKRAERATAEGLVAAKDGALIELNSETDFVAKNAEFQKLADEIVSAAAQSKAVDVDALKAASISGGSTTKTVEQAVADLSAKIGEKLELRRAAFFDGTVETYLHKRAADLPPAVGVLVEYTGSGASGAEAAHAVALQIAALKARYLTREDVPADVVASERRIAEETAKEEGKPEQALPKIVEGRLNGFFKDVVLLEQPSVSDNKNTVKALLDEAGVTVTRFVRFEVGQA; encoded by the coding sequence TTGGCGAACTTCACCGCTGCCGACGTCAAGCGTCTTCGTGAGCTCACCGGTGCCGGCATGCTCGACTGCAAGAACGCACTGGCCGAAAGCGACGGCGACTTCGACAAGGCCGTCGAGGCACTCCGGATCAAGGGTGCCAAGGACGTCGGCAAGCGTGCCGAGCGCGCGACGGCCGAAGGTCTGGTCGCGGCCAAGGACGGCGCGCTGATCGAGCTGAACAGCGAGACCGACTTCGTCGCCAAGAACGCCGAGTTCCAGAAGTTGGCCGACGAGATCGTCTCCGCGGCAGCCCAATCCAAGGCTGTCGACGTTGACGCCCTCAAGGCCGCTTCCATTTCTGGCGGGTCGACGACGAAGACGGTCGAGCAGGCCGTCGCCGACCTGTCCGCAAAGATCGGCGAGAAGCTGGAACTGCGCCGGGCCGCCTTCTTCGACGGCACCGTCGAGACCTACCTGCACAAGCGGGCCGCGGACTTGCCTCCGGCCGTCGGCGTGCTCGTCGAGTACACCGGCTCGGGGGCTTCAGGGGCCGAGGCCGCGCACGCCGTGGCGCTGCAGATCGCCGCGCTCAAGGCGCGCTACCTCACCCGCGAGGACGTGCCGGCGGACGTGGTGGCCAGTGAGCGGCGCATCGCCGAGGAGACCGCGAAAGAAGAGGGCAAGCCGGAGCAGGCGTTGCCCAAGATCGTCGAGGGCCGGCTGAACGGCTTCTTCAAGGACGTCGTGCTGCTCGAGCAGCCGTCGGTGTCCGACAACAAGAATACCGTCAAGGCTCTGCTCGACGAGGCCGGTGTCACGGTGACCCGGTTCGTCCGCTTCGAGGTGGGTCAGGCTTAG
- a CDS encoding lactate 2-monooxygenase, giving the protein MAFSPRFADYQNEIYFQGLSGIAPKLPMAFAELEARAEQAMPPSVWSYVTGGAGDERTQRANREAFDHWGLIPRMFVGAAERDLSVEMFGLTLPSPVFMAPIGVIGICAQDGHGDLATARAAAATGVPMVVSTLTADPLEQVAAQFGDTPGFFQLYTPKDRDLAASLVQRAEAAGFKGIIITLDTWIPGWRPRDLSTANFPQLRGLCLSNYTSDPVFRAGLARPPEEDPQGTVLQWITTFGNPLTWDDLPWLRSLTKLPMIIKGICHPDDARRAKDGGVDGIYCSTHGGRQANGGLPALDCLPGVVEAADGLPVLFDSGIRSGADIVKALALGATAVGVGRPYAYGLALGGVEGIVHVLRSLLAEADLIMAVDGYPALKDLTPDTLRRVG; this is encoded by the coding sequence ATGGCATTCTCACCCCGTTTCGCGGACTACCAGAACGAGATCTACTTCCAGGGCCTGTCCGGCATCGCGCCCAAGCTGCCGATGGCCTTCGCGGAGCTGGAGGCCCGCGCCGAGCAGGCGATGCCGCCGTCGGTGTGGTCCTACGTCACCGGGGGCGCCGGCGACGAACGCACCCAGCGGGCCAACCGGGAGGCTTTCGACCACTGGGGCCTGATTCCGCGCATGTTCGTCGGCGCCGCCGAGCGCGACCTGTCGGTGGAGATGTTCGGTTTGACCCTGCCGTCACCGGTGTTCATGGCGCCGATCGGCGTGATCGGCATCTGTGCGCAAGACGGCCACGGCGACCTGGCCACCGCGCGCGCGGCCGCGGCCACCGGTGTCCCGATGGTCGTCTCCACGCTGACCGCCGACCCGCTGGAACAGGTCGCCGCGCAGTTCGGTGACACCCCCGGCTTCTTCCAGCTGTATACGCCGAAGGATCGCGACCTGGCCGCCAGCCTGGTGCAGCGGGCCGAAGCCGCCGGCTTCAAGGGCATCATCATCACCCTGGACACGTGGATTCCCGGGTGGCGCCCGCGCGACCTGTCCACGGCCAACTTTCCGCAGCTGCGGGGGCTCTGCCTGAGTAACTACACCAGCGATCCGGTGTTTCGCGCCGGCCTGGCGCGCCCGCCCGAAGAGGACCCGCAGGGCACCGTGCTGCAATGGATCACGACCTTCGGAAACCCACTGACCTGGGACGACCTGCCCTGGCTGCGATCGCTGACCAAGCTGCCGATGATCATCAAGGGCATCTGTCACCCCGACGACGCCCGGCGCGCCAAGGACGGTGGCGTCGACGGCATCTACTGCTCCACCCACGGGGGGCGCCAAGCCAACGGCGGCCTGCCCGCGCTGGACTGCCTGCCGGGCGTGGTCGAGGCGGCTGACGGCCTGCCCGTGCTGTTCGACTCCGGGATCCGCAGCGGCGCCGACATCGTCAAGGCGCTGGCGCTGGGCGCCACGGCCGTCGGGGTCGGCCGGCCGTACGCCTACGGGCTGGCGCTCGGCGGCGTCGAGGGCATCGTGCACGTGCTGCGCTCGCTGCTGGCCGAAGCGGACCTGATCATGGCCGTTGACGGCTATCCCGCGCTCAAAGATCTCACCCCGGACACGCTTCGGCGCGTCGGCTAA
- the rpsB gene encoding 30S ribosomal protein S2 codes for MAVVTMKQLLDSGTHFGHQTRRWNPKMKRFIFTDRNGIYIIDLQQTLTFIDQAYEFVKETVAHGGSVLFVGTKKQAQESVAAEATRVGMPYVNQRWLGGMLTNFSTVHKRLQRLKELEAMEQTGGFEGRTKKEILMLTREKNKLDRSLGGIRDMAKVPSAIWVVDTNKEHIAVGEARKLGIPVIAILDTNCDPDEVDYPIPGNDDAIRSAALLTKVIASAVAEGLQARAGVGRGDGKPEAEAAEPLAEWEQELLASATTTATTTATTDAVGAATETTESS; via the coding sequence ATGGCCGTCGTGACCATGAAACAGCTGCTCGACAGCGGCACCCACTTCGGGCACCAGACCCGTCGCTGGAATCCCAAGATGAAGCGGTTCATCTTCACCGACCGCAACGGCATCTACATCATCGACCTGCAGCAGACGCTGACCTTCATCGACCAGGCGTACGAGTTCGTCAAGGAGACCGTCGCCCACGGTGGCAGCGTGCTGTTCGTCGGCACCAAGAAGCAGGCCCAGGAGTCCGTCGCGGCCGAGGCGACCCGCGTCGGCATGCCGTACGTGAACCAGCGCTGGCTGGGCGGCATGCTGACCAACTTCTCCACCGTGCACAAGCGTCTGCAGCGCCTCAAGGAGCTCGAGGCGATGGAGCAGACCGGTGGCTTCGAAGGGCGCACCAAGAAGGAAATCTTGATGCTGACCCGCGAGAAGAACAAGCTGGACCGCAGCCTCGGCGGTATCCGCGACATGGCCAAGGTGCCGTCGGCGATCTGGGTCGTCGACACCAACAAGGAGCACATCGCCGTCGGCGAGGCCCGCAAGCTCGGTATCCCGGTCATCGCGATCCTGGACACCAACTGCGACCCCGACGAGGTCGACTACCCGATCCCGGGCAACGACGACGCGATCCGCTCGGCGGCGCTGCTGACCAAGGTGATCGCCTCCGCGGTCGCCGAGGGCCTGCAGGCGCGTGCCGGTGTCGGCCGCGGCGACGGCAAGCCCGAGGCGGAGGCCGCCGAGCCGCTCGCCGAATGGGAGCAGGAGCTGCTGGCTTCGGCGACCACGACCGCGACCACCACAGCCACCACCGACGCCGTTGGAGCTGCAACCGAAACAACGGAATCCTCGTAG
- a CDS encoding PE family protein, protein MSFVTAQPEALAAAAGALRAIGSALAARNAAAAPPTTGVIPAAADRVSILTAAQFAAHGQLYQQVSTQAMAIHEMFVNALDFSSESYAATEAANVIAAG, encoded by the coding sequence ATGTCCTTTGTTACTGCGCAACCGGAAGCGTTGGCGGCAGCGGCTGGTGCATTGCGGGCTATCGGCTCCGCGCTGGCGGCTCGGAATGCGGCGGCTGCGCCGCCGACCACGGGGGTGATTCCCGCTGCCGCAGACCGCGTGTCGATACTGACCGCGGCGCAGTTCGCCGCCCACGGACAGCTGTATCAGCAGGTCAGTACGCAGGCGATGGCGATTCACGAGATGTTTGTCAACGCATTGGATTTCAGCTCGGAATCGTACGCGGCTACCGAGGCCGCCAACGTGATCGCAGCTGGTTAA